A genomic segment from Bacillus cereus G9842 encodes:
- a CDS encoding MFS transporter → MQPSAPPHLESTETIFSSSITKLVVFICWLAILADGYDLGIYGAVLPKLLEDKSWALSPSHAGTIASYALFGMFIGAILVGTITDLIGRKWTLICCLALFSITMGLAAIAPSPELFGLSRFIGGIGLGGVIPTASALTVEYSPQKRQSFIYALMFTGYPLGIVLGAILSIFMLEDFGWRIMFGIGMIPLLLIPFIIRYLPESIQFLLSRNRQEEVNQILNRFPIEFHVKNKTHQAPSTIQKKNGFTTLFSKEYIKATLLFWITYIMGMFLIYGLNTWLPQMMRQAGYPLGSSLSFLLMLNITAAIGALFAGAIADRIGAKIVISISYLMAAICIGLLTIKPSVTIIYLLIGLAGIGSVGITQILNAYVTQYFPSHIRATSLGWGLGLGRVGAIAGPILVGIIMTMQYDLAWNFYLFSFAGLIAAISVFFIPTK, encoded by the coding sequence ATGCAACCTTCAGCTCCACCTCATCTAGAATCTACAGAAACTATCTTTTCAAGCTCTATTACAAAACTTGTTGTTTTTATTTGTTGGCTAGCCATTTTAGCTGATGGATATGATTTAGGTATTTACGGTGCCGTTCTACCAAAGCTCCTAGAAGACAAAAGCTGGGCGCTATCACCATCGCACGCTGGCACAATTGCAAGCTATGCTTTATTTGGGATGTTTATTGGGGCTATTCTAGTTGGAACGATTACAGATCTAATTGGACGTAAATGGACGCTTATATGCTGTTTAGCACTTTTTTCTATCACAATGGGTTTAGCGGCTATCGCTCCTTCTCCTGAGTTATTTGGATTATCTCGATTTATAGGAGGAATCGGATTAGGCGGTGTTATCCCAACAGCTTCAGCACTTACTGTTGAATATTCACCCCAAAAAAGGCAATCTTTTATTTATGCTCTTATGTTTACTGGCTATCCTTTAGGTATCGTGTTAGGTGCTATTTTGTCTATATTTATGTTAGAAGATTTCGGATGGAGAATTATGTTTGGTATCGGAATGATTCCACTACTCCTCATTCCTTTCATTATTCGCTATTTACCTGAGTCCATTCAATTTTTATTATCACGTAATCGCCAAGAAGAAGTGAACCAAATTCTTAATCGTTTTCCAATTGAATTTCATGTGAAAAATAAAACTCATCAAGCTCCATCTACTATACAAAAGAAAAATGGATTTACTACGTTATTCTCAAAAGAATACATAAAAGCAACGCTACTTTTTTGGATTACTTATATAATGGGAATGTTTTTAATATACGGTTTAAACACTTGGTTACCACAGATGATGCGCCAGGCAGGATATCCTCTTGGGTCTAGTCTGTCATTTCTACTTATGCTAAATATTACCGCAGCTATCGGCGCATTATTCGCTGGAGCAATTGCTGATCGTATAGGAGCAAAAATTGTTATTAGCATCTCTTATCTTATGGCAGCTATATGTATCGGACTATTAACAATCAAACCATCTGTTACAATCATTTATCTTTTAATTGGCCTTGCTGGTATTGGATCAGTCGGTATTACTCAAATATTAAATGCATATGTAACACAATACTTCCCATCACATATCCGAGCTACCTCCTTAGGCTGGGGACTGGGGCTTGGCCGAGTTGGTGCAATTGCTGGCCCAATTCTTGTCGGTATTATTATGACAATGCAATATGACTTAGCATGGAATTTTTACTTATTCTCCTTTGCAGGTCTTATCGCAGCTATATCTGTTTTCTTCATTCCTACAAAATAA
- a CDS encoding FAD-dependent oxidoreductase: MTSDTFPQLPLSYWIESTQFPTFPRLSENIKAKVAIIGAGITGITTAYLLAKEGIDVVLIDSGRILNGTTGHTTAKVTAQHDLIYDELINHFGVEKAGLYYESNNQALQFINETVQTYKIDCNFSNEDSYLYTTTDNGLRNLSKEYEAYQKLNIPCDYVQSLSIPIPVQSALVMKNQAQFHPLLYLKTLLEKFVEMGGKVYEQTTAMDVEKGDYPQIITKEGHHITCEYVVSCSHFPFYDANSFFFTRMYAERSYALAIKAKTDYPGGMYLSIDDPKRSLRYITNNGEKLILIGGESHKTGQGINTMLHYEALYSFAEATFGIDEVPYRWSAQDLITLDKLPYIGHINERNPNIFVATGYRKWGMTTGTAAAQLLKDSILKVHSPYKELYAPSRFHANPDIKTFLSQNIDVAKHLIEGKIETALRKPEDLEVGEGSVVHVNGKRAGAYKDKEGKLHIVDTTCTHLGCEVEWNNGDCTWDCPCHGSRFSIEGDVLEGPADQPLKRVDNE; the protein is encoded by the coding sequence ATGACAAGTGATACATTTCCACAACTGCCGCTATCTTATTGGATTGAATCTACTCAGTTTCCTACTTTCCCTCGTTTATCCGAAAATATAAAGGCGAAAGTTGCTATTATCGGTGCTGGTATTACAGGTATTACTACTGCCTATTTACTTGCAAAAGAAGGCATCGATGTTGTTTTAATTGATTCTGGTCGTATTTTAAACGGGACGACTGGGCATACAACAGCGAAAGTAACAGCACAACATGATCTTATTTATGATGAATTAATAAATCACTTCGGTGTAGAAAAGGCCGGGCTTTACTATGAATCAAATAATCAGGCTCTACAATTCATAAACGAAACTGTTCAAACATATAAAATCGACTGTAATTTCTCAAATGAAGATTCATATTTATATACAACTACTGATAACGGATTAAGAAATTTATCGAAAGAATATGAAGCTTATCAAAAATTAAATATACCTTGTGATTATGTTCAATCTCTATCGATTCCTATTCCAGTACAATCTGCACTTGTCATGAAAAATCAAGCACAATTCCATCCCCTTCTTTATTTAAAAACACTTTTAGAAAAGTTTGTGGAGATGGGTGGAAAGGTCTACGAACAAACAACAGCTATGGATGTGGAAAAGGGAGATTATCCACAAATAATTACAAAAGAGGGCCATCATATCACTTGTGAATATGTTGTCTCTTGTTCACATTTTCCTTTTTATGATGCGAATAGCTTTTTCTTTACGCGAATGTACGCAGAACGCTCCTACGCTCTTGCAATAAAAGCCAAAACAGATTATCCAGGTGGCATGTATTTAAGTATTGATGATCCAAAGCGCTCCTTACGCTATATAACAAACAATGGAGAGAAATTAATTTTAATTGGCGGAGAAAGTCATAAAACAGGACAAGGAATAAATACGATGCTTCATTATGAAGCACTCTATTCTTTTGCTGAAGCAACTTTTGGAATAGACGAGGTTCCTTATAGATGGTCAGCACAAGATTTAATCACTCTAGATAAGCTTCCTTATATCGGACATATTAACGAAAGAAATCCAAATATATTTGTTGCAACTGGATATCGCAAATGGGGAATGACAACTGGAACTGCTGCCGCTCAGCTACTGAAGGACTCCATCCTAAAAGTCCACAGTCCCTATAAAGAACTGTATGCACCATCACGCTTCCATGCAAATCCAGATATAAAAACGTTCCTCTCCCAGAACATTGATGTTGCGAAACATTTAATTGAAGGAAAGATCGAAACCGCATTACGTAAGCCAGAAGATCTCGAAGTTGGTGAAGGATCTGTCGTACATGTTAACGGTAAACGAGCAGGTGCTTATAAGGACAAAGAAGGAAAATTACATATCGTCGATACAACTTGTACACATCTCGGCTGTGAAGTTGAATGGAATAATGGTGATTGTACCTGGGATTGTCCTTGCCATGGTTCTCGTTTTTCAATTGAAGGAGACGTTCTTGAAGGTCCAGCAGATCAACCGTTAAAACGAGTTGATAATGAGTGA
- a CDS encoding fatty acid desaturase family protein produces the protein MKELHTFGWYAARVSPHLPKKAFKPVPTRLFGGLAYLLVALSGLISIGVFELNVWANLGIAIVLGLCFASLGFLGHEILHGTVVRKAWLRDFLGAIAFMPLSTGPKLWRKWHNATHHVHTQHEENDPDAWPTLEKLKKSKFLSWVYRMPLHVRSFFSFLSLTIQFTLHSTRMFFHFIKEFKSSNQKSVWLQLLLPWTVWISLLFIMGPGKWLFAYVIPLLIANFIVMAYIATNHRLNPIVPVNDPLANCLSVTVPRWVDVLHFNFSYHTEHHLFPAMSSKYYPLVKEKIKEMWPERYHEMPMTKALAALWNTPRVYYHGSELVDPHREHFYGSLGNGLDPHNISYREEHIEEKESIKKINQ, from the coding sequence ATGAAGGAGCTTCATACATTTGGGTGGTATGCAGCACGTGTATCACCACATTTGCCGAAAAAAGCATTTAAACCAGTGCCTACTCGTTTATTTGGTGGATTGGCTTATTTGCTTGTGGCATTGTCGGGATTAATATCGATTGGTGTATTTGAATTGAATGTGTGGGCGAATCTAGGAATTGCGATTGTTCTTGGATTATGTTTTGCTTCACTAGGATTTTTAGGGCATGAAATTTTACATGGAACTGTTGTAAGAAAGGCATGGCTTCGTGACTTCTTAGGAGCGATTGCATTTATGCCATTATCAACAGGGCCAAAGCTTTGGAGAAAGTGGCATAATGCAACGCATCATGTTCATACACAGCATGAAGAGAATGATCCGGATGCATGGCCGACACTTGAGAAACTTAAGAAGAGTAAGTTTTTGAGTTGGGTATATCGTATGCCTCTACATGTACGTTCATTCTTTAGTTTTCTGTCACTAACAATTCAATTTACATTGCATTCGACTCGAATGTTCTTTCATTTTATAAAAGAGTTCAAGTCATCCAATCAAAAATCTGTATGGCTTCAACTTCTTTTGCCTTGGACAGTTTGGATTAGTTTATTGTTTATTATGGGACCTGGAAAATGGTTATTTGCATATGTCATTCCGTTGTTAATTGCTAACTTTATTGTAATGGCATATATCGCAACAAATCACCGCTTAAATCCAATTGTTCCAGTAAATGATCCGTTAGCAAACTGCTTATCAGTAACAGTGCCGCGCTGGGTAGACGTTTTGCATTTCAATTTCTCATATCATACAGAACATCATCTGTTCCCTGCTATGAGCTCTAAATACTATCCGTTAGTAAAAGAGAAGATTAAAGAAATGTGGCCGGAACGTTATCACGAAATGCCGATGACAAAAGCATTGGCAGCACTTTGGAATACACCACGTGTGTATTATCACGGAAGTGAATTAGTTGATCCGCATAGAGAGCATTTCTACGGTTCTTTAGGAAATGGCTTAGACCCTCATAATATTTCATATCGTGAGGAACATATAGAAGAAAAAGAGAGTATTAAAAAAATAAATCAGTAA
- a CDS encoding amino acid ABC transporter permease has product MFILCGAFHSLLKSIQYEVKRMFEIFISSYPTLLKATIVTLQLTLTSLVLGSLIGLLFAFFRISNNKVLNSIAHVYIAIIRGTPLIVQIAILYFGITSVVVFTPFWAGAIALAIHNGAYITEIFRGSIQSVDRGQLEAARSLGMPYPLAMRRIILPQAFRLSLPPLGNQFIIGLKDSSLVAYVGMSELWGSGLSIAAGNFQQLDTYIIVGAYYLVLVLLFTYFVNLLEKRLQRKETNSFQVNKKNKKEVSL; this is encoded by the coding sequence GTGTTCATTTTATGTGGGGCATTTCATTCTCTACTAAAATCTATACAATATGAGGTGAAACGCATGTTTGAAATTTTTATCTCTTCCTATCCCACACTCTTAAAAGCTACTATTGTCACATTACAATTAACATTAACTTCCCTAGTACTCGGTTCATTAATTGGATTATTATTCGCTTTCTTTCGAATCTCTAACAATAAAGTTTTAAATAGTATCGCTCATGTCTACATTGCTATTATTCGTGGTACACCTTTAATTGTTCAAATTGCCATTCTCTATTTTGGAATTACATCTGTTGTTGTTTTCACCCCTTTTTGGGCAGGAGCAATCGCTTTAGCAATTCATAACGGTGCATATATTACGGAAATTTTCCGTGGATCTATTCAATCCGTTGACCGAGGACAATTAGAAGCAGCTCGCTCTTTAGGCATGCCTTATCCTTTAGCTATGCGACGAATTATATTACCACAAGCATTTCGTCTGTCTCTTCCTCCTCTAGGAAACCAATTTATTATCGGATTAAAAGATTCTTCACTTGTTGCTTATGTAGGAATGTCCGAATTATGGGGATCGGGTTTATCAATTGCAGCAGGTAACTTCCAACAATTAGATACTTACATAATCGTTGGTGCATACTATCTCGTACTTGTTCTTCTATTTACTTATTTTGTTAATCTTTTAGAAAAACGATTACAACGAAAAGAAACTAACTCCTTCCAAGTCAATAAAAAGAACAAAAAGGAAGTTTCTTTATAA
- a CDS encoding ABC transporter substrate-binding protein, giving the protein MKRKLLTIVASITLCTSFILGACSKESSTTSSNGEKEFRYAMSGLYKPFNYKENDGKLVGFDVEIGEALAKKMNMKATPVTNPWETLIQGLQAKKYDVILGSMAITEERLKAVSFSNPYYRSGAQIFVAKKNTAISSPEDLKGKKIGVVKASTFKNLVAKYTDQITEYDSDITALMDLEPGRVDAVITDQMVGLRMIKEGKSNIKEAGKPLNLDEMGIAIRKDNKEMVEKVNKALDEIIKDGTYDKISKKWFGRNILGEEEKTK; this is encoded by the coding sequence ATGAAAAGAAAACTATTAACCATTGTTGCGAGCATTACACTATGTACATCTTTCATACTAGGAGCTTGTAGCAAAGAAAGTTCTACTACTTCATCAAATGGTGAAAAAGAATTTCGCTATGCGATGAGTGGATTATACAAACCTTTTAACTATAAAGAAAATGACGGCAAACTTGTCGGTTTTGATGTAGAAATCGGTGAAGCTCTTGCTAAAAAGATGAACATGAAGGCTACGCCAGTTACAAACCCATGGGAAACGCTAATTCAAGGTCTTCAAGCGAAGAAATATGATGTAATACTGGGTAGTATGGCAATTACAGAGGAGCGCTTAAAAGCTGTTAGTTTCTCAAATCCGTACTATCGCTCTGGCGCCCAAATTTTTGTAGCTAAAAAGAATACCGCTATCTCTTCTCCAGAAGATTTAAAAGGTAAGAAAATTGGTGTTGTAAAAGCTAGTACCTTTAAAAATCTTGTTGCAAAATATACAGATCAAATCACAGAATATGACAGTGATATTACTGCTCTTATGGATTTAGAGCCTGGGCGTGTTGACGCAGTAATTACGGATCAAATGGTTGGTCTACGTATGATAAAAGAAGGAAAATCGAATATAAAAGAAGCCGGAAAACCATTAAATCTTGATGAAATGGGAATTGCTATTCGCAAAGATAATAAAGAAATGGTTGAGAAAGTAAATAAAGCGTTAGATGAAATCATTAAAGATGGTACGTATGATAAGATCAGTAAAAAATGGTTCGGACGTAATATTCTTGGTGAAGAGGAAAAAACGAAGTAA
- a CDS encoding amino acid ABC transporter ATP-binding protein yields MIQVRNLVKSFGSLDVLKGIDLEVKEKEVVVLIGASGSGKSTLLRCLNFLEMYDEGEIHLQGERIDPKHSNLNKVRENVGMVFQHFNLFPHMTSLENIIEAPIHVKKLEKANAQDIGNQLLQKVGLQDKADVTPHLLSGGQKQRIAIARALAMSPKIMLFDEPTSALDPELVGEVLQVMKELAEEGMTMVIVTHEMNFAKDVADRVIFMDDGKIVEDAPPAQFFSAPSHERAKQFLRNVL; encoded by the coding sequence ATGATTCAAGTTCGAAATCTAGTAAAATCATTCGGTTCACTTGATGTGTTAAAAGGAATTGATTTAGAAGTAAAAGAAAAAGAAGTTGTTGTTTTAATTGGTGCCAGTGGTTCTGGTAAAAGTACATTACTTCGCTGTCTTAACTTTTTAGAAATGTACGATGAAGGCGAAATTCACTTACAAGGTGAGCGAATTGATCCAAAGCATTCAAATTTAAATAAAGTCCGTGAAAATGTCGGTATGGTTTTTCAGCACTTTAACCTCTTTCCTCATATGACCTCACTAGAAAACATCATAGAAGCACCTATTCATGTAAAAAAATTAGAGAAAGCAAATGCACAGGATATTGGAAATCAACTTCTCCAAAAAGTCGGCCTTCAAGATAAAGCGGATGTAACTCCTCATCTTCTTTCAGGTGGTCAAAAACAGCGCATTGCCATTGCACGAGCTCTTGCAATGAGCCCTAAGATTATGCTATTTGATGAGCCTACCTCAGCTTTAGACCCTGAACTTGTTGGAGAAGTATTGCAAGTTATGAAAGAACTTGCTGAAGAAGGGATGACAATGGTTATTGTTACTCATGAAATGAATTTCGCAAAAGATGTAGCTGATCGCGTCATCTTTATGGACGATGGAAAGATTGTAGAAGATGCTCCGCCAGCACAATTCTTTTCAGCTCCATCACATGAACGAGCAAAACAATTTTTACGTAACGTTTTATAA
- the argR gene encoding arginine repressor, producing the protein MKKEKRQRLIKQFVKEYEIDKQERLVELLAKKDVLVTQATVSRDIRELNLTKVPSQEGLMIYKVFSEEHLQTDIKLKKKLREVVVKIDCVDQLMVIKTLPGNAHVIGVLFDELDWKEKIGCICGNDTCLIISQSKSDREIIEERLNLII; encoded by the coding sequence ATGAAAAAAGAAAAAAGACAACGGTTAATTAAACAATTTGTAAAGGAGTATGAAATAGATAAGCAAGAAAGATTAGTAGAATTGTTAGCAAAAAAAGATGTATTAGTAACACAAGCTACGGTTTCTCGCGATATTCGTGAGTTAAACTTAACGAAGGTACCTTCTCAAGAAGGATTAATGATATATAAAGTTTTCTCAGAAGAGCATTTACAAACTGATATAAAGTTAAAGAAAAAATTACGAGAAGTTGTTGTGAAAATTGATTGTGTAGATCAATTAATGGTTATTAAAACATTACCTGGTAATGCACATGTTATTGGTGTTTTATTTGATGAGTTAGATTGGAAAGAAAAAATAGGATGTATATGTGGAAATGATACATGCCTTATAATTTCACAGTCGAAATCAGATAGGGAGATTATAGAAGAAAGATTAAATTTAATTATTTAG
- the arcA gene encoding arginine deiminase, with translation MKHPIHVTSEIGELQTVLLKRPGKEVENLTPDYLQQLLFDDIPYLPIIQKEHDYFAQTLRNRGVEVLYLEKLAAEALVDKKLREEFVDRILKEGQADVNVAHQTLKEYLLSFSNEELIQKIMGGVRKNEIETSKKTHLYELMEDHYPFYLDPMPNLYFTRDPAASVGDGLTINKMREPARRRESLFMEYIIKYHPRFAKHNVPIWLDRDYKFPIEGGDELILNEETIAIGVSARTSAKAIERLAKNLFSRQNKIKKVLAIEIPKCRAFMHLDTVFTMVDYDKFTIHPAIQGPKGNMNIYILEKGSDEETLKITHRTSLMEALKEVLGLSELVLIPCGGGDVIASAREQWNDGSNTLAIAPGVVVTYDRNYVSNTLLREHGIEVIEVLSSELSRGRGGPRCMSMPIVRKDI, from the coding sequence ATGAAACATCCGATACATGTTACTTCAGAAATTGGGGAATTACAAACGGTTTTATTAAAACGACCGGGTAAAGAAGTGGAAAACTTGACGCCAGATTATTTGCAGCAATTATTATTTGATGATATTCCATACTTACCAATTATTCAAAAAGAGCATGATTATTTTGCACAAACGTTACGCAATCGGGGTGTTGAAGTTCTTTATTTAGAAAAACTAGCCGCTGAGGCGTTAGTAGATAAAAAACTTCGAGAAGAATTTGTTGATCGTATTTTAAAAGAAGGACAGGCTGACGTAAATGTTGCACATCAAACTTTAAAAGAATATTTACTTTCCTTTTCAAATGAAGAATTAATTCAAAAAATTATGGGCGGTGTACGGAAAAACGAAATTGAAACAAGTAAGAAGACACATTTATATGAATTAATGGAAGATCATTATCCGTTTTACTTAGATCCAATGCCTAATTTATATTTTACTCGTGATCCAGCAGCTAGCGTGGGCGATGGCTTAACGATAAATAAGATGAGAGAACCAGCGCGTAGACGTGAATCATTATTCATGGAGTACATCATTAAATATCACCCAAGATTTGCAAAACATAATGTACCAATCTGGTTAGATCGTGATTATAAATTTCCAATTGAAGGTGGCGACGAGCTAATTTTAAATGAAGAAACAATTGCGATTGGAGTGTCTGCTCGTACTTCAGCTAAAGCAATTGAACGTTTAGCTAAAAATCTCTTTAGCCGACAAAATAAAATTAAGAAAGTGTTAGCAATAGAAATTCCAAAATGCCGAGCATTTATGCATTTAGATACAGTATTTACAATGGTTGATTATGACAAGTTTACAATTCATCCAGCCATTCAAGGGCCAAAAGGGAATATGAATATTTATATTTTAGAAAAAGGATCAGATGAGGAAACTCTTAAAATTACACATCGTACTTCTTTAATGGAAGCATTAAAAGAGGTATTAGGCTTAAGTGAATTAGTTCTTATTCCATGTGGAGGAGGAGATGTAATTGCTTCTGCTCGTGAACAATGGAATGATGGCTCGAACACATTAGCAATCGCACCAGGTGTAGTTGTTACATATGATCGCAACTATGTATCCAATACGTTATTACGGGAGCACGGTATAGAAGTAATTGAAGTGCTAAGTTCGGAATTATCTCGTGGTCGTGGGGGTCCACGTTGCATGAGTATGCCAATTGTTCGTAAAGATATTTAG